GCGGGTGCTACCGCCTACGCCATGCAGCTGGCACAGCAACTGCGCCAGGGCGGTATGAGCGTGGTGCAGCACATGGGCGATGCCAGCTTCAAGTCGCAAATGAAAAAGGCCGATGGCAGCGGTGCCCTGGTGGCGCTGATCATCGGTGAGAACGAAGTGAGCACCGGCCAGGTAGTGGTGAAACCGCTGCGCGCCGAGCTGGAGCAGCAAACCGTGAGCGCCGCCGAACTGGTCGCCACGATTGCCCGCTTCAAGGCTGAATAAGGGGGAAGGCCATGGCCTACGATTTGCAGGAACAGGAACAGATAGATTCGCTGAAGCTCTTCTGGACCCAGTGGGGCAAGCTGATCGGCGGCGCCGTGCTGGCGGTGTCGGTGGGCTTTCTCGGCTTCAAGGGCTGGCAGTACTACCAGCGCACGCAGGCGGAGGCCGCCGCGGTGGTCTACAGCCAGCTGCAGGATCAGCTGCAGGCAGGCAAGCTGGACGACGTCAAGGCCACGGTGGAACTGCTGGAGCGTGATTATCGTTCGTCGCAGCTTGCGGCCAACGCTGCCATGCTGGCCGCCAAGCTGGCGTTCGAACGCAACGACGCCGGCTTTGCCCGCGCCCAGCTGAAGTGGGTGCTGGCGCAGTCGAACGA
This Vogesella sp. LIG4 DNA region includes the following protein-coding sequences:
- a CDS encoding tetratricopeptide repeat protein, encoding MAYDLQEQEQIDSLKLFWTQWGKLIGGAVLAVSVGFLGFKGWQYYQRTQAEAAAVVYSQLQDQLQAGKLDDVKATVELLERDYRSSQLAANAAMLAAKLAFERNDAGFARAQLKWVLAQSNDETLQAVAHLRLASVLLDDKQFDAALAELGSPHPAAFDSLFLDLKGDVLVARGDNNGARESYKAALAKAALDAPARDFIQTKLDSVGN